The nucleotide sequence CATCGGACAGAACGTATCGTGCCATTTTCCATGCTGCCAGTCGAAGAAGGTATCTTTCTCACGCAAAGTTCGTCCGGGATTGGGCCGAAATTTTCGATCAGAGATATCATTAATGACGGTATAGCCGGCGACATAGTCCAGCGCTTCCGCTTCAGAGACTCCTTTGCAGGATTTACCGATCACGATTCCGAGTTCGAGTTCCCAGTCAATGTAATCCGGAGAGACTTCAGGAATTTTGACCGGCTGCCCTGGATGAGTGAGTGTTGTCGAAGGGGGTTTCATAAAAACATAAGGGAAGGTTTTCTGTCGTTCTTCGGCTTTGCCTCCTCCTTCTTCGATATGCTTGGAATAATTGCCGGCCAGCAGTAACAGCTTGGACGGTTCCGGAACAGGAACCAGCAACTGGACCTCATCGGTCTGGATCGAAAGCGGAAACAGTTCTTCGTCCATGGACTGCTTGAGCTGGGTCTCGACGGCCAGAATCAATTCCCTTTGTGCGCCGCCAGGAAGAAACGGCAGCAGCCCCTCTGATTCATCCAGAAGAACTCCCGCCAGTTCCGCGGCTGCACTAAAGGGGATTATGGTATCTTCCGAGTAGAAACCACAGGCAATTTGATTTTCAGATTGATAGCGACAAAGTCTCATACTGTCAGGGCTCCTGTCTGGTGAGATCAAGTGGGAGGCATCTTCCGGTTCCGCGAATTTCGCTTCGCCTGATGTCATCTGGTTAGGCACGCGTCTCCTATCCTACCGGAAAGCAGGTGACAGACCAATTCTCAGCAGCAGTTATGAGAGCTGCTTTTGGAATCTCTTTAAACTGAAGCCGATAATCGCAATGCAGCAAAGACTGAGCCCCAATACATAAGGCAGCAGGTCCGTCAGATTCGCCCCCCGCAATACGATTCCCCTGAGAATCTCGAGGAAGTAAGTCACTGGGATAATAAAAGTCACCAGGTAAATGGGAAGCGGCATCTGGGAGCGGGGGAACATGAATCCTGAGAGCAGAACAGAAGGAAGCATAATCAGAAAGGCAAACTGAATGGCCTGCAGTTGCGTCCGGGCAATTGTGGAGACCAGCATGCCCAGACCCAGGCCGCAGACCAGGAATAACAACGACAACAGCAGTAATTCCCAGAGATTACCGTGAATTGGGACACCAAAGAAATAGACCATCAGCGTGAGGACGATCAAC is from Gimesia maris and encodes:
- a CDS encoding fumarylacetoacetate hydrolase family protein, whose product is MRLCRYQSENQIACGFYSEDTIIPFSAAAELAGVLLDESEGLLPFLPGGAQRELILAVETQLKQSMDEELFPLSIQTDEVQLLVPVPEPSKLLLLAGNYSKHIEEGGGKAEERQKTFPYVFMKPPSTTLTHPGQPVKIPEVSPDYIDWELELGIVIGKSCKGVSEAEALDYVAGYTVINDISDRKFRPNPGRTLREKDTFFDWQHGKWHDTFCPMGPCVTPADDIPDPQTLKMKLSVNGNVEQDASTAEMIFPVAAIVEFISSFVQLEPGDVISTGTPSGVGASKNKFLKNGDVMKAEIDQIGVLTNPVA